In the Quercus lobata isolate SW786 chromosome 5, ValleyOak3.0 Primary Assembly, whole genome shotgun sequence genome, one interval contains:
- the LOC115992530 gene encoding NADH-ubiquinone oxidoreductase 20.9 kDa subunit-like → MSKMNIDITASVKPEYPVLDRDPPFTRVVGNFNSLDYLRFVTITGVSVTVGYLSGIKPGIRGPSMVTGGIIGLMGGFMYAYQNSAGRIMGFFPNDGEVARYKK, encoded by the exons ATGTCGAAGATGAACATAGACATCACAGCATCGGTGAAGCCAGAGTACCCAGTCTTAGATCGGGACCCTCCGTTCACCAGAGTCGTCGGAAACTTCAACTCCCTCGACTACCTCCGCTTCGTCACCATCACCGGCGTCTCCGTCACCGTCGGCTACCTCTCCG GGATTAAGCCAGGGATTAGGGGACCGTCGATGGTGACCGGAGGCATAATCGGGCTTATGGGTGGGTTCATGTACGCTTACCAGAACTCGGCGGGTCGAATCATGGGCTTTTTCCCCAACGACGGCGAGGTAGCTCGTTACAAAAAGTGA